The proteins below come from a single Streptomyces tubercidicus genomic window:
- the dusB gene encoding tRNA dihydrouridine synthase DusB, protein MTLLQIGPHAVQPPVVLAPMAGITNAPFRTLCREFSGGKGLFVSEMITTRALVERNEKTMQLIHFDETEKPRSIQLYGVDPDTVGKAVRMIADEDLADHIDLNFGCPVPKVTRKGGGSALPYKRNLLRSILREAVANAGALPVTMKMRKGIDDDHLTYLDAGRTAAEEGITAIALHGRTAAQHYGGTADWDAIARLKEHVPEIPVLGNGDIWSAEDAQRMMRETGCDGVVVGRGCLGRPWLFGDLVAAFEGTGTFAQPTLKEVAAVMLRHATLLGEWIGDEARGVIDFRKHVAWYTKGFSIGSEMRRGLAVTSSLDELDALLSELDLDQPWPVGADGPRGRTSGRNRVVLPDGWLDDPYDCAGVDTGAELDTSGG, encoded by the coding sequence TGTGCCGGGAGTTCAGCGGCGGCAAGGGCCTGTTCGTCAGCGAGATGATCACGACGCGGGCGCTGGTCGAACGCAACGAGAAGACCATGCAGCTGATCCATTTCGACGAGACCGAGAAGCCGCGCTCGATCCAGCTGTACGGCGTGGACCCGGACACCGTCGGCAAGGCCGTCCGCATGATCGCGGACGAGGACCTCGCCGACCACATCGATCTGAACTTCGGCTGCCCGGTCCCGAAGGTGACCCGTAAGGGCGGCGGCTCGGCGCTCCCGTACAAGCGGAATCTGCTGCGCTCGATCCTCCGGGAGGCGGTGGCGAACGCGGGCGCGCTCCCGGTGACGATGAAGATGCGCAAGGGCATCGACGACGACCACCTCACCTATCTGGACGCGGGGCGGACCGCGGCCGAGGAGGGCATCACGGCGATTGCTCTGCACGGGCGCACCGCCGCCCAGCACTACGGCGGCACCGCCGACTGGGACGCCATCGCGCGCCTCAAGGAGCATGTCCCGGAGATCCCGGTGCTCGGCAACGGCGACATCTGGTCGGCCGAGGACGCCCAGCGGATGATGCGGGAGACCGGCTGTGACGGGGTGGTCGTGGGGCGCGGCTGCCTGGGGCGGCCGTGGCTGTTCGGCGATCTGGTCGCCGCCTTCGAGGGCACCGGCACCTTCGCCCAGCCGACGCTCAAGGAGGTTGCGGCCGTCATGCTGCGGCACGCCACCCTCCTCGGCGAGTGGATCGGCGACGAGGCGCGTGGCGTGATCGACTTCCGTAAGCATGTCGCCTGGTACACCAAGGGCTTCTCGATCGGCTCCGAGATGCGCCGCGGTCTTGCGGTGACCTCCTCTCTCGACGAGCTGGACGCGCTGCTGTCCGAACTGGACCTGGACCAGCCGTGGCCGGTGGGCGCGGACGGCCCGCGCGGCCGTACGTCGGGCCGCAACCGGGTCGTCCTGCCGGACGGCTGGCTGGACGACCCGTACGACTGCGCGGGCGTGGACACGGGCGCGGAGCTGGACACCTCGGGCGGCTGA